From Candidatus Palauibacter australiensis, a single genomic window includes:
- a CDS encoding TIGR04282 family arsenosugar biosynthesis glycosyltransferase — MSVESRRPRLLVFGRLPEPGYVKTRLHPELTREGSAVLYEAFLDDAMKLAPDGVAVELWVPDRPGAIERLGSRYPAVRVRLQSGGALGDRLELAFARAFREGVDRAVALGSDHPTLPAEFVVRAFAALAGSPLALGPSLDGGYYAIGLRRSAWPRARDLFVGAPWSTPGLFAWTRARAASLRLDCAELPPWYDVDRPADLSRMADDLIEGSATAGAWARLAPPSAGAEG; from the coding sequence TTGAGCGTTGAGAGCAGGCGCCCCCGCCTCCTCGTCTTCGGCCGCCTGCCCGAGCCGGGCTACGTCAAGACGCGCCTCCATCCCGAGCTGACCAGGGAGGGGAGCGCCGTCCTGTACGAGGCGTTCCTAGACGACGCCATGAAGCTCGCACCGGACGGAGTCGCCGTGGAGTTGTGGGTCCCCGACCGTCCCGGAGCGATCGAGCGACTGGGCTCGCGGTACCCCGCGGTCCGCGTCCGGCTGCAATCCGGCGGGGCGCTTGGTGACCGGCTCGAGCTGGCGTTTGCCCGCGCGTTTCGAGAGGGCGTCGACCGCGCGGTCGCGCTCGGAAGCGACCATCCAACGCTCCCGGCCGAGTTCGTCGTGCGGGCCTTCGCCGCGCTGGCCGGTAGCCCGCTGGCCCTTGGCCCGAGCCTGGACGGCGGATACTACGCGATCGGACTGCGCCGGTCCGCGTGGCCCCGCGCCCGCGATCTCTTCGTCGGAGCCCCCTGGTCGACGCCGGGGCTGTTCGCCTGGACGCGCGCGCGCGCCGCATCGCTGCGGCTCGATTGCGCGGAGCTGCCGCCCTGGTACGATGTGGACCGTCCGGCGGATCTGTCCCGCATGGCCGACGACTTGATCGAAGGGAGCGCGACGGCCGGAGCCTGGGCCCGGCT